TCGCCCCACCCCCCTGCCCATGTCATGATTTCCCCTTCCGGATCTATTTTAACTTGCTTTTTTGCACCCCATCGACTTGTATGCCCTATCGGCTGATGATTTAACCTCCCGCTATAGAGGACCATTAGTTACATCAGACTGATCTTGACAGGAAGTTATACCGCCACCTTTTATAAGCAGTATGAATGAATAAACGGTCCTGAACAGAATATATATTGTCGAAGAAAATAATAtggaataaacacaaatataaatataatatgaaactATATGAATATACGGTCTGAACAgtactatatatttatattataattatataacagatgatacagtaatatatatttataaatattaacatGACGGCCTGTCTGCGGGATAACGGACCCAGAGACCTGCTCTGCTCGGCCAGGGGGAAAAGCTAGGACAACTCCAAGGGCCACGACTaacaggggccccaaaaataggtaaacacagtaaaattaattaaaaatgattaaaccatctcactgagtttatatatttcaatataataatgaatgaatcatctctttgtttttacggGCACgtaaaagttaataaaaatgaactttagcacatttttaatctTATCAAACACGCAACTGCACTGCaggactgtatgcagactgtatgcagctgtatgcagactgtatgtagactgtatgcacgactgtatgcagactgtatgcagactgtatgtagacgCACAggctgtatgtagactgtatgcagactgtatgcagactgtatgcagactgtatgccgacactgtatgcagactgtatgtaaaatgtatgcagactgtatgaaAAACTGTATGGACTGTATGCAGATGTATGAGCTGTAGTAGACTGTATGAGACTGTATGTAGCACGTATGAGACTGTATGAGACTGTATGAGACTTGCACTGCAGACTGCTGAGACTGTGAGATGTATGTAGACTGATGAGACTGTATGCCGACTGCTGAGGCTGTACTGCggctgtatgcagactgtatgcagactgtatgttaAACTGTATGGACTGTATGCAGGCTGTATGCaggactgtatgcagactgtatgcagactgtatgtagactgtatgcagactttaTGTAGACTGTAATGCAGACTCACTGCAGACTGCACTGCAACTGCAtggcagactgtatgtagactgtatgcagactgtatgcagactgcaCTGCAGGCTGTATGCAGGCGTAGcaactgtatgcagactgtatgtaaaCTGTATGCaggactgtatgcagactgtatgtagactgtattgcagactgtatgcagactgcactgcagactgtttgCAGACTGTATTGCAGACTGTATGAGACTGTATGCAggactgcactgcagactgtatgcagactgtatgcagactgcaCTGCCGACTgcatgcagactgtatgtagactgtagcAGACTGTTGTCAGACTGTATGAGACTGTATGTAggactgcactgcagactgtatgtagaacTTATGCAGAGACTGTCTGCAGACTGTTGCGACTTGCAGCTGACTGAAAGACTGTATGCGACTGTATGCAGACGTATGcagactgcactgcagactgtatgcatactgtatgtgactgTTATGTAGACTGTAggcagactgtatgcagactgcactgcagatgtatgtagactgtatgtagactgtatgcaggcTGTATGCAggctgtatgcagactgtatgcaggctgtatgcagactgtatgtaggttgtatgcagactgtatgcagacctgcgactgcagactgtatgtagactgtatgcagcgTATGCaggactgtatgcagactgtatgcaggcTGTATAGACGCGTTATGcagactgtctgtgactgtatgcaggctgtatgcagactgtatgcagactgtatgcaggctgtatgcagactgtatgtagactgtatgcagactatATGCAggctgtatgcagactgtatgtacaaatcaccagcagtaaatattgtgctagtactagtattgaactacaagacgcagaacagttgcaagcctttaattagagttctgtaaagcttttgatgggatagttaggtcctagagatgtggggacaacagctgcacagaggggacccaatttgattttgttgtcatggggcccaaaattcctggcggtgCCCCTGGTTCAGGTCCAGTATGAACTGCCAAGGTGCCCGTTTGTGTTTAAGATATGAAAAGTTCATTATCACCCTGTTGTCAGAGTACTCCCTCTGTgaatacagctgtgtgtgtgtggatacatAATATAACATCAGTGTGGATGGAGCTGTGTGTGACAGATCAAGGCCTGTTTATCTAGCAGAGCTTCTGCTCTGATTCATCAGCTGCAGATGCCTCGGCTGCTTGTAGTTTCTCAGTCATCTGCAGCCTTACAGAGTTAGTCTGTCACTTATTCTGACAAAAGTCAGTGGACCCCCTGCAGTCCCTGTGCGGACCCCCTCAGGGTCATGGACCCCTGCTTTAGATACATATATTTGTGCACAGAGCGGGTTATTGATGATCTGTCTGACCTCAGACTGACCCCACTGATCACTGACTCATCATGTTCAATGCTACAGAGCTGAATGGGATGCAGCCATTATTAATGGCATGTGTTCATTGTGACAGTGAGacgctccacacacacacacacacacacacacacttcatactCATAGTTGTTTCAGGCTGTTAAAGctgcttctttctgtttcctcttcctgtcggCCTGAAGACAAGCCGCCTGCCAGCAGCATGGACTGATGGGAAATGGTGCAGTGTCGATCCGGTGACATTGAGCGCGGTGAGGACGGAGAAATTCAAGCTGCTCTGAAACGAAGAGACGCCGTTTGCTGAGtcaccatccacacacacacacacacacacacacgttaactGTGTATAAAGAGTCACAGGACGCGTGAAGTGGTTTGCAGGTCAGTTATATGTTTATTCAGCTTGTTGCCGAGCGGCACGGTGCAGATTAGTTTCACAGATGGGTTCGAAGCACCGCTTAGATCTAacaccagcagacagacaacaaggaGCTCCTGCAGTTAAACCTCCAGTTTCATCATGTAGCTTCGAATGAACtcacagaacagaaagaaaagaatctAATGCAGAGAGGCTGCGAGACACTGCAGGAACAGTAAGGAGGACAAACCAGTAACAAGGAGTCTTCCACAGCATTTACAAGAGAAGACAGACGGGTCAGAAGAGAGAAATCTAAACTGTCTGTGTCGGTGTaaatgcagaggaagaagaactaaaaagactaaaaatggGTCTTTAATATAGAGAAAGGAATCTTTAAGGTTACTGGTTCATCCACTACGACTACAGAACCAGGGGTGCAGGACACAGCGGCATCGATTGGAGGAGTTCCCGGTCAATACCGCTGCAGCTTCACACATGAAGTCCAAGCATCGAGAGGTAAAAGCAGATTTCCGTCCTCCGTCACAAACAATTGGTCAAATGTTTGCACAGGGAGGACCCAGACGGCCAATCAGAAACTCTGCTGCTTGGACTTCAACGTGCGACACAGAAAAGGAACTCAGCCAAAACAACAGAGCTGTCCGATATCTAGCTATGTAACGAACGCAGCGCGGGCGGTctgcagattacagtttgcCGTCTTCTGGATGTGTGGTGTCAACGTGTGGAGAAGAAGGGGGACTTCTCGTGGACCTCTTGTTCAGCACAAGGGCGCATCTGTCTTAAGAACGATGAGCTTTGGTTCGGCGGTTTGGACTTCAACGAAAGGAGTATTTTAGAGGGGAGGATGTGAAGGaaatgagggaggagaggagagagggaggatgttCAGGTCAGGGCGggaaagatgaggaggatgaagaattCAGGTTGATGCCCGGCTGGCGGCATTTAGGTTTTTAGTTTAGGGCGGGAAGGGAAGGGTAAGCCAGTCggacctcctccccctccagaAGTTTCCTGCAGACGAAACAGACACGGATCATCTTCACTgtgaaaaaacattgaaatgaaatttaacAATAATCATGGATCAAATAGAAACGTACCTGTACGCAGCGATTTCAATGTCAAGGGCCATCTTCACATTGAGGAGGTCTTGGTACTCTCTCAGGTAACGCGCCATCTCCTGCTTGGCATCAGTGATGTCCCGCTCCAGCTCACTTATCCTCAcctaaaatgcaaataaacagaaatataaatatgaattatgaatgaatagatatcagagccagcgacacgAGGAGGTCACACTGAGAACACGTCGACTTTACATTCAGCAGCAGAATATAAAGAGGAACCTCCTCCTGTCTTATTAAGAGGatttcatcttcctctgtctctgagaCTCTTTTCATCTGGCCTGTCCTTTCTGCCTGTGTGAAGCAGCGAGCCTCTTTACTTGTttctgagctcacagctgaatacacctcctccctccccgtGGTCACTCCTTCACCTGGTACTTTGCCACCTCTTTGGCCTGCGTCTCCTCCAGATCCTCCAGCTGCTTATTCAGGGAGTCGATGACGTTCCGGAGAGCTTCTATCTCCGAGGAGCGCGACTGCAGCAGCCTCCGGTACTCCATGGTCTCCTCCCGGATGGCGTGCACGGCCTCGTTGTTTTTGCTGGCCATCTCCGCCACGCTCGCGAACTTGCTCTTGTACCAGTCCTCTGCGGCCTGCATGTTCTTGTTTGCCAGCCGCTCGTACTGAGCCCGGATGTCCCGCAGGGCGGTGGACAGGTCGGGCCGGGACACCTCCACATCCACGCTGATGTTAGCCACCTGCAGCTGGGCCTGCAGCTCTGCCTGCTCCTCTGCGAACACTTTCTTCAGGAACACCATCTCGTCACACAGAGAGACCACGGTGGCCTCGGCGTCACAGTTGGAGAGCACGGCCCTGCCGGCCTCCTCCCTGGCCCTCTGCAGGGCCTCCTCAGCATCCATACGCCTCCTCGACTCCTCCTCGTAGCGTTCCTTCATCTGCTCGTACACGTCGCGCAGGTAGTCTCTCTCCGCCTCCATCCGCATCTTCTCCCCGTTCTCCGAGTCGATCATGGCCCTCAGACTCCGTGCCTGGCCCTCGTAGAGCGTCTGCAGACGGGACGGGTCGTTCTGCCGCCTCCTCAGCGCCTCCAGCTCGGCCAGCAGGGCTCGGTTCTGCAGCTCCAGGTGCCTCACCTTCTCGATGTAGGTGGCGAAGCGGTCGTTCAGGTCCACTAGCTGCTCCCTCTCCTGGGAGCGCAGgcccagcagctctgtgttgaGGGAGCTGGCCTGAGCCAGGTCCATCCGCTCAGACCCGTCCGGCAGGGAAGAGGAGGCCAGCCTCAGGATCCTCTTCCCGGACGACGGAGCtcgaggagaagagaagagggaggaagacatGGAGGATTTGGTGGTGGAATGGGAGCCTCTGTAGCTGTCCCAAGGGCGGCGGTAGGAGAGGTAGGAATCGTAGCTCATGATGAATTTttgttgtggattttttttgtttgtaagaAAAGGATATGAATGTTTTTCAGAAGGTTTTATGTCCCCCTTGTTCTGCACACCATCGGTGAGGATGAGCGA
This DNA window, taken from Larimichthys crocea isolate SSNF chromosome XXIV, L_crocea_2.0, whole genome shotgun sequence, encodes the following:
- the neff2 gene encoding neurofilament light polypeptide; this encodes MSYDSYLSYRRPWDSYRGSHSTTKSSMSSSLFSSPRAPSSGKRILRLASSSLPDGSERMDLAQASSLNTELLGLRSQEREQLVDLNDRFATYIEKVRHLELQNRALLAELEALRRRQNDPSRLQTLYEGQARSLRAMIDSENGEKMRMEAERDYLRDVYEQMKERYEEESRRRMDAEEALQRAREEAGRAVLSNCDAEATVVSLCDEMVFLKKVFAEEQAELQAQLQVANISVDVEVSRPDLSTALRDIRAQYERLANKNMQAAEDWYKSKFASVAEMASKNNEAVHAIREETMEYRRLLQSRSSEIEALRNVIDSLNKQLEDLEETQAKEVAKYQVRISELERDITDAKQEMARYLREYQDLLNVKMALDIEIAAYRKLLEGEEVRLAYPSLPALN